The following is a genomic window from Kiritimatiellia bacterium.
CCTGGGCGGGGACACCGGCAAGTTTGTGCCGGATTTTGTGCAGCAGGCGCTGAAAAAGAAGATCAAGCAGTCAGGAGCCAGTAGTCAGCAGTCAGAGTTTGAAAAAAAGCCATGAAATTCCCCGAATCATATTCCGCCTCTCGCCTGCTGGCCACTGAATTCTGACTACGGTTTTGCCATGTCCTTAATTATTGAACCCCGGCGCTTGCGCGCCAAGCCCGAAAGAATCCGCGGCCGCGCGCCGGCGGAAACGCTGGAAATTGAGACCGGCGGCCTGGCGCGGCCGGAAGGGTCTCTGGCGTACGACCTGACCGCGCAGTTGTTATCCGGCGAATTGATCGTGCGCGGCGCGCTGGAAATCGGTTTTGCATGCCGCTGCGCCCGTTGCGGCGACAGTTTTTCCAGGAAAGTTCTTATCACGGATTTTTACCGCAATTTCGCCCTGACCTCAAAAAGTGAATTAATCAACTTGACCGCCGATGTGCGGGAGGATATTCTCCTTGCCTTGCCAATGGTGGCGGTTTGTTCTGAAACCTGCCGCGGGCTGTGCCGCGTATGCGGCGCCAATCTGAACCGGGAAAGCTGTAAATGCAAGCCGGCCGCCGAGCCGGATGTCTGGCAGAAATTGGGCGATCTGCGCCTGCCCCGCAAGAAGCGAGATTCATAACGGCATGCCGCGTTGAATTTCGGTTGTCGGCAAATAAGGAGAAAATCGTATGGCGGTTCCAAAAAGAAAAGTATCCAAGAGCAAAACAAGGATGCGGAAACGATCGCATAAGCTGTTTTTGACCTCAACCAGGCCGTGTCCCAACTGCGGCGAGCTGCAGCCTCCCCACCGGGTTTGTCCCTCCTGCGGATATTACCGGGGGCGGCAGGTTCTTTCCGTTACCGTGAAAAGCTGAAAGTCTCATCCCCTATGCAGATTGCCATTGATGCCATGGGCGGCGACTTTGCCCCGCGCGCGATCATTGCCGGAACATTACAGGCGGTTGACTCTCTGAAGGATATTGAGCGCATCATCCTGGTCGGCGATGAGGCCGTTATCGTCCGCGAATTGCGCGTTTTCGGGCAGACGCCGGACCGCATTGAAATTTTCCACGCCGCGGAATCCATCGGCATGGAAGAAAGTCCGGTTAACGCCGTCCGCCACAAGAAGGATTCTTCCATCAACCGGGCCGTTGATCTTGTCAAAAGCGGCCGGGCCCAGGCGATGATCTCGGCGGGCAACACCGGCGCGGTGATGGCCGCCGCCGCCTTGAAACTGCGCACCCTGCGGGGGGTTGAACGTCCGGCCATCGCAACCATGATGCCGACGCCTTCCAAGCCGTTCGTTTTGATTGACGCCGGCGCAAACACTGACTGTTCGCCCGGCCTGCTGCTGCAGTTTGCCGTCATGGGCCATGTCTACGCCAAGAAGATCCTTTCCAATCCGCAGCCGGTCGTCGGGCTGATGAGCGTCGGCACGGAAGATTCCAAGGGCAACGAGACCACCAGAGAAGCCTTCCGCCTTTTGTCGGCCTCGCAGCTGAACTTCAAGGGCAACATTGAAGGCCATGATTTGTTCAAGGGAAATATTGATGTTGCGGTCTGCGACGGCTTCGTCGGCAACGTCATTTTAAAGTCAAGCGAAAGCGTGGCGCATGCCGTGGGAACATGGATCAAACGCGAGTTTACCAGCAATCCATGGAGAAAGCTCGGAGCTTTCTGCCTGAGAAGCGCGCTGAACAAGATGAAGCGGACCATGGACCCGGAAATGTACGGCGGCGCGCCCCTGCTCGGCGTCAACGGCATTTGCATCATATGCCATGGCGCGTCGTCGGGCCGCGCCATTTTTAACGCCATCCGGGTCGCGCGCGATTCGGTCCATCAGGAGATTAATGAGATGATCATCAAAACCATAGAGGATTTGCCATGACGCCCCATGCGATTAAAAAAGCCGCCGCCGCCAGCGAGCCGCTGCGCTCCGTTTCGGTGATTGCCGCCGGCTCGTATGTCCCCGAAAAAGTGCTGACCAACGCCGAACTGGCGCAGATGGTTGACACTTCCGACGAATGGATCACCACGCGCACCGGTATCAGCGAGCGGCGGATTGCCGCGAGCAACGAGGTAACATCCGACCTTGCGCAAAAAGCCGCCCAGCGCGCCATGCAGAAAGCCGGCGTCACGGCCGATGAAATTGATTTGATTATCGTCGCCAGCATTACTCCGGACATGCCCTTCCCGAGCACGGCCTGCTTTGTCCAGGAAAAATTAAAGGCATTCCGCGCGGTCTGCTTTGATATTCAGGCCGCCTGTTCGGGGTTTATCTACGGGCTTGAAATCGCCCGCCAGTTCCTGGCCAACGGGACGGCCGGGACCGCCCTCGTGATCGGAAGCGAAAAATTGAGCTGTATCACCGACTGGCAGGACCGCGCCACCTGCGTCCTTTTCGGCGACGGCGCCGGGGCGGCTGTTCTCCGGCATCGGCCGGGGACGCGCGGTATTTTGGCAACCTCCATTGCTTCCGATGGCCGCCTGACCGGTCTTCTGAATCTTCCGGGCGGCGGCAGTCTGCATCCGGCCTCGCAACAGACAGTCAATGACCGCCTGCACTACCTTAAAATGGCGGGACGGGAAGTGTTCAAGCACGCCGTCAATTCCATGGTGGACGCCGCCAATCAGGCGCTGAAAAAGGCGGCGGTGAAAATAGACCAGGTCAACCTGATCATTCCCCATCAGGCCAATATGCGCATTATCAAGGCTATCGGCGAAAGGCTGGGCGCGCCCGCGGAAAAATATTTTGTCAATCTGAACCGCTACGGCAACATGTCGGCCGCTTCCATACCAGTGGCGCTGGACGAGGCCGAGCAACAGGGGCGGATAAAAAGCGGCGACATTATCCTGCTCGTGGCCTTTGGCGGGGGATTCACCTGGGGGGCGACTTTGCTGGAATGGTGACCGTGCGTCTCTAGCGTGGCGCGCGGGCGATTGACCGCAGAGACGCAGAGAACGCAGCGCAACCAAAGATTTGTTTGCGGCTATCTGCCGCCTTTGAAATGCCATGAAATATCAACTCGCCATTCTCTGCGCGGGACAGGGCGCCCAGACCGTCGGCATGGGGCGCGAACTCGCCGCTTCTTTTCCCGGATGCCGCGCCCTCTTTGCAAAGGCCGATGAAATCCTCGGGTATGAACTGCAAAAGATAATTTTTGAGGGGCCGGAAAACGAGCTGGTGAAATCAAATCACTGTCAGCCGGCCATTTTCACCGTTACGATCGCCTGCTTCCAGGCTTTGCAGTTTGAAATATCAAATCTTTCATTTCAGGCGGCGGCGGGTTTAAGTCTCGGGGAATGGTCGGCGCTGTGTCTGGCCGGCGCAATATCCTTTGAGGACGGCCTGCGCGCGCTGGAAGCGCGCGGCCGTTACATGCAGGAGGCCTGCGAAGAGCAGGAAGGCGCCATGTTGAGCGTGATCGGCCTGAAGCATGAAACGCTTTTGAAAGCCGCGGCGGACAGCGGGGTTGAAATTGCCAATTATAATTCGTCCGAGCAGACCGTCCTTTCCGGCCGAAGACCGAATATAGCGGAAGCCGAAAAAATGATGGGGGCGGCGGGGGCCAGGCGCGTCATGTTATTGAACGTGGCCGGGGCTTACCATTCGTCCCTGATGAAATCGGCCGCCGAAAAAATGCGCGTGTTTTTGGAAAAGGTTCGGATTAATCCCCCGAAATGCACGGTGATGTCCAACGTGAGCGGCCGCGCCCACGGTTCGCCGGAGGAAATAAAACGCGCCATGGTCGCGCAGATAATTTCCCCCGTGAAATGGATTGACTGCATTCGGGAAATGGAAAAAGCGGGCGTTAATTGCTATGTTGAATGCGGTCCTGGCCGCGTTCTTTCCGGGCTTGTCAAACGCATCCAGCCGCCGGCCCGGCTCGGCAACGTCCAGGACAACCGGTCGCTTCAGGCGGCTCGGGAATTGCTCGGATCAAATTCCGGAGGCGATGAAATATCATGCAAAACTTGAAACTTGGCGTGAATATTGATCATGTGGCCACCCTGCGCCAGGCGCGCGGGGTAAATTACCCGAGCGTAACTGACGCGGCCCGGATATGCGTGGCGGCCGGGGCTTACGGCATCACCATTCATCTGCGCGAGGACCGCCGGCATATTCAGGATCATGACCTGTTTGCCCTGCGCCGTTTGCTGAAAAAGGCCGCGCTCAACCTTGAAATGGCCAATGCGCCGGAAATCGCGGACATTGCCTTGAAGGCAAAACCGGATGAGGTCTGTATCGTGCCCGAAAAACGCCGGGAATTGACCACAGAAGGCGGACTTGACGCCGCCGGCCAGCAAAGAAGTCTGAAGGCAACCTGCCGGCGGTTGTCCGCGGCCGGAATCATGGTAAGTCTTTTTGTTGATCCGGAGAAAAAACAACTGGATGCGGCCGCCGCCATCGGCGCGCCCTGCGTGGAACTGCATACGGGCGCCTTCTGTAATGCCCGCGGCGCCGGCGCCCGAAAAGAACAGAAACGCCTTATTGAAGGCGCGCGTTATGCGCATGCCGTCGGCTTGAAAGTCAATGCCGGACACGGGATCACCCTCGGCAATATCAAAAGCATACTGAAAATGCCTTTTCTGGACACATTGAATATCGGCCACAGCATCGTGGCGCGCGCCGTGTTTGTCGGCCTGCAGGCCGCCGTCCGCGAAATGCTTGAGAAAATGGCAAAATATCGCGGCTGAACGGAATTTTGGTAAAAGGGCGGGGTTCTGGCAAAGCCCTCCGGTGATGACGGACGGAGAGCCCGCTTACGATATACAGCCTGTATACAAATGAAACGCGGGACAAAAACGAACAATTTCAACGGCCCTGTCGCCGGCATGGGCATTGATATCGTGGATATTCCCCGTTTCCGCAAAATCCTTGCCAGCCGCGGTAAAAGGTTTATTGACCGTATTTTCCTGCCGGGCGAGAAAAAATACTGCCGCGCAAAAGCAAGACCCTGGATTCATTACGCCGGCCGTTTTGCCGCCAAGGAAGCCGTTGCCAAAGCCTTCGGCACCGGCATCGGCGGAAAAATATCCTGGCGGGATATTGAAATCATATCCGCGGATTTAAAAGCTCCCGTTGTGAAGCTGAGCCTCCGGGCCCAAAAACTGGCCCGACAGCGGCGCATCCGCCGGGTTTTCATCAGCATTTCCCACACCCGCGCTTACACAACCGCCGCGGCCCTGTTGGCATAATCCGCCGGACGGCCAAAACGGGTAAAGAACCCTCTTCTGCCGCCGGGCCGTAAAAAAATACGGCGGTTTCGGAATTATTTGCTTTTCCCTTTTTTACCGGCGCTGATGGCGGCCTGGGCCGCCGCCAGGCGGGCGATCGGCACGCGGAACGGACTGCAACTTACGTAATTCAACCCGGTTTTGAAGCAGAATTCAACCGAAGCCGGGTCGCCGCCCTGCTCGCCGCAGATTCCGATTTTAAGGTCATTGCGAACGGCGCGCCCTTTCTTCACCGCCATTTCAATCAGCTGGCCGACGCCTTCCTGATCAATGGTTTGGAACGGGTCGGCGGCGATGATTTTTTTGTCAAGGTAGTCCTGCATGAACGCGCCGGTATCGTCGCGGCTGAAGCCGAATCCCATCTGGGACAGATCGTTTGTGCCGAACGAGAAGAATCCCGCCTCCGCCGCCATTTTATCGGCGGTCAGGCAGGCGCGCGGGATTTCAATCATCGTGCCGTACAAATGCGGAATGGAGCGCATGTTCATTTTGCCGAGCGTTTCATCATAAACCCGGCAGGCAATCGCTTTCTGATCCTTTAATTCGTTCGCGTCGCAAGTTACCGGAATCATGATTTCGGGTTGGCATTTCTTGCCGGCTTTGATGATCTCGGCCGCGGCCTCAAAAATGGCGCGCAACTGCATCTCGGCGATTTCCGGATAGGTAATGCCGAGGCGGACGCCGCGGTGGCCCATCATCGGGTTGGATTCGGAAAGCAGCTCGCCCCGTTTGCGCACGTCGGCGGCCGAGATGCCGAGGCTCTGCGCCAGATCCTTCTGCTTTTCCGCATCCTGCGGAACGAATTCATGCAGGGGCGGGTCCAGCAGGCGGATCGTAACCGGCAAACCTTCCATCGCCTCCAGGGTGGCCTTGATGGAAGCCTTCACAAACGGGAACAATTCATCCAAAGCCTTGCGGCGCTCTTCCGTGGTCCGGCTGAGGATCATTTTGCGCAGGATGAAGAGCGGCTGGTCGCTGCCCTTGCCGTAAAACATGTGTTCGGTGCGGAAGAGCCCGATGCCCTCGGCGCCGAAGTCGCGCGCGTTTTTCGCGTCGGCGGGCGTGTCGGCATTGGCGCGGACGCCGAGGCGGCGGTATTTGTCAA
Proteins encoded in this region:
- the rpmF gene encoding 50S ribosomal protein L32, translating into MAVPKRKVSKSKTRMRKRSHKLFLTSTRPCPNCGELQPPHRVCPSCGYYRGRQVLSVTVKS
- the fabD gene encoding ACP S-malonyltransferase, yielding MKYQLAILCAGQGAQTVGMGRELAASFPGCRALFAKADEILGYELQKIIFEGPENELVKSNHCQPAIFTVTIACFQALQFEISNLSFQAAAGLSLGEWSALCLAGAISFEDGLRALEARGRYMQEACEEQEGAMLSVIGLKHETLLKAAADSGVEIANYNSSEQTVLSGRRPNIAEAEKMMGAAGARRVMLLNVAGAYHSSLMKSAAEKMRVFLEKVRINPPKCTVMSNVSGRAHGSPEEIKRAMVAQIISPVKWIDCIREMEKAGVNCYVECGPGRVLSGLVKRIQPPARLGNVQDNRSLQAARELLGSNSGGDEISCKT
- a CDS encoding pyridoxine 5'-phosphate synthase encodes the protein MQNLKLGVNIDHVATLRQARGVNYPSVTDAARICVAAGAYGITIHLREDRRHIQDHDLFALRRLLKKAALNLEMANAPEIADIALKAKPDEVCIVPEKRRELTTEGGLDAAGQQRSLKATCRRLSAAGIMVSLFVDPEKKQLDAAAAIGAPCVELHTGAFCNARGAGARKEQKRLIEGARYAHAVGLKVNAGHGITLGNIKSILKMPFLDTLNIGHSIVARAVFVGLQAAVREMLEKMAKYRG
- a CDS encoding ketoacyl-ACP synthase III, producing MTPHAIKKAAAASEPLRSVSVIAAGSYVPEKVLTNAELAQMVDTSDEWITTRTGISERRIAASNEVTSDLAQKAAQRAMQKAGVTADEIDLIIVASITPDMPFPSTACFVQEKLKAFRAVCFDIQAACSGFIYGLEIARQFLANGTAGTALVIGSEKLSCITDWQDRATCVLFGDGAGAAVLRHRPGTRGILATSIASDGRLTGLLNLPGGGSLHPASQQTVNDRLHYLKMAGREVFKHAVNSMVDAANQALKKAAVKIDQVNLIIPHQANMRIIKAIGERLGAPAEKYFVNLNRYGNMSAASIPVALDEAEQQGRIKSGDIILLVAFGGGFTWGATLLEW
- the acpS gene encoding holo-ACP synthase; translation: MKRGTKTNNFNGPVAGMGIDIVDIPRFRKILASRGKRFIDRIFLPGEKKYCRAKARPWIHYAGRFAAKEAVAKAFGTGIGGKISWRDIEIISADLKAPVVKLSLRAQKLARQRRIRRVFISISHTRAYTTAAALLA
- a CDS encoding DUF177 domain-containing protein, with the protein product MSLIIEPRRLRAKPERIRGRAPAETLEIETGGLARPEGSLAYDLTAQLLSGELIVRGALEIGFACRCARCGDSFSRKVLITDFYRNFALTSKSELINLTADVREDILLALPMVAVCSETCRGLCRVCGANLNRESCKCKPAAEPDVWQKLGDLRLPRKKRDS
- the plsX gene encoding phosphate acyltransferase PlsX; translation: MQIAIDAMGGDFAPRAIIAGTLQAVDSLKDIERIILVGDEAVIVRELRVFGQTPDRIEIFHAAESIGMEESPVNAVRHKKDSSINRAVDLVKSGRAQAMISAGNTGAVMAAAALKLRTLRGVERPAIATMMPTPSKPFVLIDAGANTDCSPGLLLQFAVMGHVYAKKILSNPQPVVGLMSVGTEDSKGNETTREAFRLLSASQLNFKGNIEGHDLFKGNIDVAVCDGFVGNVILKSSESVAHAVGTWIKREFTSNPWRKLGAFCLRSALNKMKRTMDPEMYGGAPLLGVNGICIICHGASSGRAIFNAIRVARDSVHQEINEMIIKTIEDLP